In one Sebastes umbrosus isolate fSebUmb1 chromosome 13, fSebUmb1.pri, whole genome shotgun sequence genomic region, the following are encoded:
- the klhl41a gene encoding kelch-like protein 41a, with protein sequence MDPQSMRDDLRLFQSTLLQDGLKELLNENKLIDSVLKVGDRSIPCHRLILAACSPYFRELFFSTDGKETDQMEVVLENLDPNVMEAIVCYMYSAEIDINDDNVQDILAAANRFQIPSVFTVCVNYLQKKLSKKNCLAIYRLALVLNSARLAMAARDHIADRFETIAKDEHFLELAPPELFAVIGADALNVEKEEVVFETLMRWIQKDKEKRVKSLAEAFDCIRFRLLPEKYFKEKVEKDDIIKADPELLKKIKVIKDAFAGKLPETKKGQDGEEGEEEKLPGYLNDNRRYGMYAKNMVLMINDTSSVAYDVQENECFLAALSEQIPRNHVSLVSKKNNLYVLGGLFVDEEDKENPLQCYFYQLDSLTAEWIALPPMPTPRCLFAMGECENLLFAVAGQDLQSNESLDTVMCYDTEKMKWTPGKKLPMSIHGHCVVSENGLVYCIGGKTDDNKATNKMFAYNHKRSEWKEVASMKTPRSMFGAVIHNGKVVVAGGVNEEGLIAECEAYDFGTNKWSPFTELPQERSSVNLVSCGGQLYSVGGFAVVENENKECAPSEIVDIWQYEEDKKEWSGMIREMRYAAGASCVSMRLNPAKMPKL encoded by the exons ATGGATCCCCAAAGCATGCGGGACGATCTCCGTCTGTTTCAGAGCACTCTGCTGCAGGATGGACTCAAAGAGCTCCTGAATGAGAACAAGTTAATCGACAGCGTCCTAAAGGTTGGAGACAGAAGCATCCCCTGCCATCGTCTCATTCTGGCAGCTTGTAGTCCTTATTTCCGGGAGCTGTTCTTCTCAACAGATGGCAAGGAGACGGATCAAATGGAGGTTGTTCTGGAGAACCTGGACCCCAATGTCATGGAGGCGATTGTGTGTTACATGTACTCAGCAGAGATTGACATCAACGACGACAACGTGCAGGATATTTTGGCCGCCGCCAACCGCTTCCAGATCCCCTCGGTGTTCACAGTTTGTGTGAATTATCTCCAGAAGAAGCTGTCAAAGAAGAACTGCCTTGCCATCTACAGACTGGCACTGGTGCTGAACAGCGCCAGACTGGCGATGGCAGCTCGAGATCACATTGCAGATCGGTTTGAGACCATAGCCAAGGATGAGCATTTCCTAGAGCTCGCTCCGCCTGAACTCTTTGCCGTTATTGGAGCAGACGCACTGAATGTAGAGAAAGAGGAAGTAGTGTTCGAGACCCTCATGAGGTGGATccaaaaagacaaagagaagcgCGTGAAATCCTTAGCGGAGGCCTTTGATTGCATTCGTTTCCGTTTGCTCCCAGAGAAGTACTTCAAGGAGAAGGTGGAGAAGGATGACATCATTAAGGCTGATCCTGAGCTTCTCAAAAAAATCAAAGTCATAAAGGACGCCTTTGCGGGGAAGCTGCCCGAGACGAAGAAGGGACAAGATggtgaggaaggagaggaggaaaagttGCCCGGCTATCTGAACGATAACCGCAGATATGGCATGTATGCCAAAAACATGGTTCTGATGATCAATGACACCTCTAGCGTGGCTTATGACGTCCAGGAGAACGAATGCTTTCTTGCTGCACTGTCAGAGCAAATCCCCCGAAACCATGTCAGTCTGGTATCGAAGAAGAACAACCTGTATGTGTTGGGAGGACTGTTTGTAGATGAAGAGGACAAAGAAAACCCACTGCAGTGTTACTTCTACCAG TTGGACAGTCTCACCGCTGAATGGATCGCTCTGCCCCCCATGCCCACCCCCAGGTGTTTGTTCGCCATGGGGGAATGTGAAAATCTCCTCTTTGCTGTCGCAGGACAAGATCTTCAGTCTAATGAGTCTCTGGACACTGTTATGTGCTATGACACTGA AAAAATGAAGTGGACTCCAGGAAAAAAGTTGCCCATGAGTATCCACGGCCACTGTGTGGTCTCTGAGAACGGGCTGGTCTACTGTATCGGAGGAAAAACGGATGACAA TAAAGCAACCAATAAGATGTTTGCATACAACCACAAGAGGTCAGAGTGGAAAGAGGTGGCTTCCATGAAGACACCCAGATCCATGTTCGGGGCGGTTATCCACAACGGGAAGGTGGTTGTCGCTGGGGGAGTCAATGAGGAAGGCCTCATAGCTGAATGTGAAGCTTATGACTTTGGAACCAACAA GTGGTCACCCTTCACAGAGTTGCCCCAGGAGAGGAGTTCAGTCAACCTGGTGAGCTGCGGAGGGCAGTTGTACTCTGTAGGAGGCTTCGCCGTGGTGGAGAATGAGAACAAAGAGTGTGCACCCAGTGAAATCGTCGACATTTGGCA GTATGAAGAGGACAAGAAAGAGTGGAGTGGTATGATCAGAGAGATGCGTTATGCAGCTGGAGCCTCCTGTGTGTCCATGCGTCTGAATCCAGCCAAGATGCCCAAACTGTAA